One Vicia villosa cultivar HV-30 ecotype Madison, WI unplaced genomic scaffold, Vvil1.0 scaffold7, whole genome shotgun sequence genomic window carries:
- the LOC131643083 gene encoding uncharacterized protein LOC131643083, whose translation MEKSGIPKRPREAQMEKDLDFEESSKRHKPYNHILSLLDLEEEESTTQDLSPMMTTLQQEITCSSNNYQDTLLISQNDQNNLTSVGCNTLEDDSTLSCFSSTSSQHVLKEEEEDDEKVKVMKHLLQASDDELGIPSTSGDDYGLVGFGGEGYGFNGGDEFSSSLCDKLWELEDERANYYSLLQSELFLWGH comes from the coding sequence ATGGAGAAAAGTGGAATACCAAAAAGACCTAGAGAAGCCCAAATGGAAAAAGATTTGGATTTTGAAGAATCCTCAAAGAGACACAAACCCTACAACCATATACTCTCACTTCTTGATTTAGAGGAAGAGGAATCCACCACACAAGACCTCTCTCCTATGATGACAACTCTCCAACAAGAAATAACTTGTTCCTCCAACAATTACCAAGATACCCTTTTGATATCACAAAATGACCAAAATAACCTCACTTCTGTTGGTTGCAATACTTTAGAAGACGATTCTACCCTTTCTTGTTTTTCTAGCACTTCTTCTCAACATGTTTTGAAAGAAGAGGAGGAAGATGATGAGAAAGTGAAAGTGATGAAACATCTTCTTCAAGCCTCTGATGATGAACTTGGAATTCCAAGCACTAGTGGAGATGATTATGGGCTAGTTGGATTTGGAGGTGAAGGGTATGGATTTAACGGTGGAGatgagttttcttcttctttatgtGATAAGTTATGggaacttgaagatgaaagagcaAATTATTATTCTTTGTTGCAGTCTGAACTTTTTCTTTGGGGACATTAG